In Cydia pomonella isolate Wapato2018A chromosome 1, ilCydPomo1, whole genome shotgun sequence, one genomic interval encodes:
- the LOC133521780 gene encoding golgin subfamily A member 4-like, with amino-acid sequence MFKKLKDKLAEEVKSSPQRIQQFAQAAQAAVTSASSSISDITNNDLFSIGDNDISQSRSVRPSTVLTRSAEQNVFQDVALMQSSSIQASTEEIDFTPRHEQSESQNQRRLSNSSFASDVSFRLPNYESPALYHLQSDMEVSASEAEERGFSSGASLDRVTKEQLYAAYKRTQQRYEKYRTQYADLARHYKFLERDNAKARSVLVETQDKALRRISELREQCTLEQSAKAHLEKALRLEIDEKNMKIEALQTKIRCIQDNTENKDSKNKEEVIKDQVKELQLIDFSGNNDRKTSGDDGVDNMLINKTEKLEQLLNKYKESLKLSKEKNAQLTTDLHLLTTEIENKNKENEQLKHSSEELAGTRKKILELQESNEEIQNKLNTYEFNQMKEQSALELDLQKALEEIKQLQGKIEVFNKREEEYAISLAENKLSIHKELESKEAEIKSLKDHLTACKNEVQSLNIVVNDYKKSMTSLEDEKCKLNSNISELNSFKALVSEKESQIKELTLKCKNIEQGKIKADEECKCLQLQIKQETAEKLAMIDRNAYLETKNTKLTEENSKKTSQINELETQLHVLRKNNEERENRTDQNKVLEELESWRNKYYTLELEIQDERDELVKLQSEIEKLLQNHEVSQSRNLQLLETVSELTAKNAFLKENSNQINNKCSALVGEISILKNIVQDTSEDAKVMRQSNEKLLSHLGNKVSELIKVSNNDHIGSFKATIEKLQQELAIAQNNLIKLKHKFDTAWKELIECQETNKDLNEQIQSLLSDKTIMDTNIKKAEDSYHDTQSQLNRVENDKSVLLTKVTELEILSTSLQSTISREREENSSLQEKLLLLEKENDRLLLKLKQAEADNDDLKTKDSEIETLKSQNEKLLAKSEVADEKYAYIKKLEDEVKLLSQENTLLKNQSQNIASNLKTLEVEISEVRKSHSEIETEKDHLNTIIRKLEETEIAKKCQTTVDVQTDDSSLSLDLLFEENKVLKDKCEQFKQEKESLYEKLISVEHDKDTLVADIETQKTYTLELEEEKKKVTEVNYELLSKVSTLEEICRDKNDKAKNDSELEDTKRECVTLKDENRRLTSDIEGLQMHLAKISKENSTLNDKLRELIASSEHVDKSENISSDFVESLNDNQSDTDRIHELVRENMLLVEENLELKDQLRLQNYGETSNNNSTNTVENKSELEILRENYNILLATKTKYEKQLSDLELINRSINVNIQNVQENNEKLRHSNEKLERRLDEALVSLRHLHSLQENTELEYLRNVLYEYLTGSGTHSITLAKVLAAVVKFDEMQTNIVLQKEKERQGLLRQLGLL; translated from the exons GCAGCAGTAACATCAGCATCTAGTAGCATTTCTGATATAACTAACAATGACTTGTTTTCTATTGGAGATAATG ATATTTCTCAGAGTCGTTCCGTCAGACCTTCTACTGTATTAACTAGATCTGCTGAGCAAAATGTGTTTCAAGATGTCGCCCTGATGCAATCATCTTCCATCCAAGCAAGCACAGAAGAGATTGATTTCACGCCTAGACATGAACAAAGT GAAAGTCAAAATCAGAGGCGATTGTCTAATAGCTCTTTCGCCAGCGACGTCTCATTCAGGTTACCAAACTATGAAAGCCCCGCTCTGTACCACTTGCAG TCGGACATGGAAGTATCGGCGAGTGAAGCGGAGGAGCGGGGATTTTCTAGCGGAGCCAGCCTGGACCGCGTAACCAAGGAGCAGCTTTATGCCGCGTACAAACGCACGCAGCAGCGCTATGAGAAGTACAGGACGCAATACGCCGACCTCGCCCGACATTATAAATTCTTGGAACGGGACAATGCCAAGGCTAGG AGTGTACTGGTTGAGACTCAAGACAAAGCACTAAGGCGGATATCTGAATTGAGAGAACAATGTACTCTTGAACAGAGTGCCAAG GCGCATCTGGAAAAGGCATTACGCTTGgaaattgatgaaaaaaatatgaaaatagagGCACTCCAAACAAAGATAAGATGTATTCAGGATAACACTGAAAATAAGGACtctaaaaacaaagaagaagTTATCAAAGATCAGGTTAAAGAATTGCAATTGATTGATTTTTCGGGAAATAATGACAGAAAAACATCTGGAGATGATGGTGTAGATAATATGTTAATCAACAAGACTGAAAAATTAGAACAGTTATTGAACAAATATAAAGAGTCATTGAAGCTATCCAAAGAAAAAAATGCACAATTAACGACTGACTTGCATCTTCTGACCACtgaaatagaaaacaaaaataaagaaaatgaacaATTAAAACATAGTTCAGAGGAGTTGGCAGGGACTCGAAAGAAAATTTTAGAATTACAAGAAAGCAACGAAGAAAtacaaaataagttaaatactTATGAGTTTAATCAGATGAAAGAACAATCTGCGCTCGAATTAGATTTGCAGAAAGCTCTagaagaaataaaacaactacAAGGTAAAATTGAGGTATTCAATAAGAGAGAAGAAGAATATGCCATATCCTTGGCGGAAAATAAACTAAGTATACATAAAGAATTAGAAAGTAAAGAAGCCGAGATTAAATCGCTTAAAGATCATTTGACAGCATGTAAAAATGAGGTACAGTCCCTTAATATAGTAGTCAATGACTACAAGAAAAGTATGACATCACTAGAGGATGAAAAGTGTAAACTAAATAGTAATATTAGCGAACTGAATTCCTTTAAAGCCCTAGTTTCGGAGAAAGAATCACAGATTAAAGAGCTAACactgaaatgtaaaaatatagagCAGGGCAAAATCAAGGCGGATGAAGAATGTAAATGCCTACAACTCCAAATAAAACAAGAAACAGCTGAAAAATTAGCAATGATTGATAGAAATGCTTACTTAGagacaaaaaatacaaaactaacTGAAGAAAACTCTAAAAAAACATCTCAAATAAATGAGTTAGAAACTCAGCTGCatgttttaagaaaaaataacgaAGAACGAGAAAACCGAACAGATCAAAATAAAGTTCTTGAAGAGCTTGAATCCTGGCGAAACAAGTATTATACTTTAGAATTGGAAATTCAGGACGAAAGAGACGAGTTGGTGAAATTACAATCAGAAATAGAAAAACTATTGCAAAATCATGAAGTTTCTCAATCTCGTAATTTGCAACTTCTAGAGACTGTTTCAGAACTCACTGCAAAAAACGCCTTCCTAAAAGAAAATAGCAACCAAATCAACAATAAGTGTTCGGCATTGGTTGGCGAAATAtcaatacttaaaaatatagttcAGGATACAAGTGAGGACGCAAAAGTTATGAGGCAAAGCAACGAAAAGTTACTATCACATTTAGGAAATAAAGTGTCTGAATTGATCAAAGTGTCAAATAATGATCACATCGGAAGTTTTAAAGCAACTATTGAGAAACTTCAACAAGAGTTAGCTATTGCACAAAACAATCTCATTAAGTTAAAACACAAGTTTGATACAGCTTGGAAAGAGTTAATTGAGTGCCAAGAAACCAATAAAGATTTGAATGAACAAATACAATCGCTACTGTCAGATAAGACTATTAtggatacaaatataaaaaaagctgAAGATAGTTATCATGATACCCAATCCCAGTTAAATCGCGTGGAAAATGATAAATCAGTTTTATTGACAAAAGTTACTGAGTTAGAGATTTTAAGTACGTCTCTTCAAAGTACTATCAGTCGTGAAAGAGAAGAAAACTCATCATTACAAGAAAAGTTACTTCTACTGGAAAAGGAGAACGACAGGTTgttactaaaactaaaacaagCTGAGGCTGATAATGATGATTTGAAAACTAAAGATTCAGAAATAGAGACTTTAAAATCACAAAATGAGAAACTTTTAGCTAAGAGCGAAGTGGCGGATGAAAAGTACGCTTATATTAAGAAATTAGAAGATGAAGTCAAGCTCTTGTCCCAAGAAAATACCTTGTTAAAGAATCAGTCACAAAATATTGCTTCTAATCTTAAGACACTGGAGGTGGAAATAAGTGAAGTGAGAAAGTCGCATTCAGAAATTGAAACCGAAAAAGACCATCTGAATACCataataaggaaactggaagAAACTGAAATTGCTAAAAAATGCCAGACAACTGTGGACGTTCAAACGGACGATAGCAGTCTTTCCTTAGACTTGCTTTTTGAGGAGAATAAAGTACTAAAAGATAAATGTGAACAGTTTAAGCAAGAAAAAGAAAGCCTGTATGAAAAGCTTATTAGTGTTGAACATGATAAAGATACCTTAGTTGCTGACATTGAAACACAAAAAACGTATACATTGGAATTAGAAGAAGAAAAGAAGAAAGTTACTGAAGTCAATTATGAACTATTGTCAAAGGTATCCACCCTCGAAGAGATATGTAGAGATAAAAATGATAAAGCGAAAAACGATTCTGAATTAGAAGACACTAAAAGAGAATGTGTTACACTTAAAGATGAAAATCGACGTTTAACCTCTGATATCGAAGGGCTGCAAATGCACCTTGCAAAAATATCTAAAGAAAATAGTACTTTGAACGATAAACTACGGGAGTTAATTGCGTCAAGTGAACATGTAGATAAAAGTGAAAACATTTCATCGGATTTTGTCGAATCACTAAATGATAACCAGTCTGACACAGACAGAATTCATGAATTGGTAAGAGAAAACATGTTGCTTGTTGAAGAAAACTTAGAATTGAAAGATCAGTTGCGCTTACAAAACTATGGTGAAACTTCTAACAATAATTCAACAAATACTGTAGAAAATAAATCAGAACTGGAAATCTTAAGAGAAAATTACAATATCTTGCTTGCTACAAAGACCAAGTATGAGAAACAATTGTCAGACTTGGAACTCATTAATAGGTCGATTAATGTAAATATACAGAATGTACAGGAAAATAACGAGAAACTCAGACATTCTAACGAGAAGTTAGAGAGGCGATTGGACGAAGCTCTAGTAAGCTTAAGGCATTTGCATTCTTTACAAGAAAATACCGAATTAGAATATTTGCGAAATGTTCTTTACGAATATTTAACCGGTTCAGGTACACATTCCATTACACTAGCAAAGGTGTTAGCAGCTGTAGTTAAATTTGATGAAATGCAAACCAACATAGTTCTGCAGAAAGAGAAGGAACGCCAAGGCTTG CTGCGGCAGCTTGGCTTACTATGA